In the Quercus lobata isolate SW786 chromosome 5, ValleyOak3.0 Primary Assembly, whole genome shotgun sequence genome, one interval contains:
- the LOC115992240 gene encoding uncharacterized protein LOC115992240 codes for MSFTGESHHHSPAVPRLRRRRRKPKNSNRFRLLGPPPTTTPHSSWKFEDNKNDLVFNYQHHHHHTKLVSELFQRGRVQASARKLAAGLWRLLGAPHCQQPGIGRVKIKFTHHRKSRDYGPEIKDQLQLQRSLPVSHPKNGIQYEPESSLQYPKCAMEGATKWEPRCSKVFDKVYRFNSHIKLLENQDNASISIVSVPQAELIRARSRIRELEDELKSSKKKVEHLLRKVEEERISWQSRERAKILVVVDDLKNELDRERKNRHKMEIFSSKLVNQVANDKLAAKQIMQNYEEEKRLRELMEEVCSELAKQIGEDEASVEGLKREYKKVCEEVEEERKMWQMAEVWREEHVQMKLVDAKLALEERYFQMNKLVTDLETFLRSRSSNLNVMELREAELIMQAIKSMNIQDIKEIELLSEGEANEKEIEPCLNNNASDKKLVLKHSNHVIDYKSGLEEDIRGGESASHAENQGCICSLEGSGTSVNRFNQEKKVLETRIECDENTNQESLSPEISEVCSLSDKKIKQKASPVSNPWKSHPSNGEFYKILIDEGNRRLSNGTISSVKKASPCRGSAEGEPRCQDTVAQQSVPDSANPHITRGMKGRIEWPRGIQKHNTKAKLLEVKIESQKSQLRHILKQKT; via the exons ATGAGCTTCACAGGTGAGTCCCACCACCACTCACCGGCGGTTCCTCGTctccgccgccgccgccgcaaACCCAAGAATTCTAACCGGTTCCGCCTGCTCGGACCTCCACCAACTACTACTCCTCACTCGTCCTGGAAGTTCGAAGACAACAAAAACGACCTTGTCTTTAActaccaacaccaccaccaccacacgaAGCTCGTCTCCGAGCTATTTCAACGAGGCAGAGTCCAAGCCTCCGCCAGAAAACTCGCCGCCGGTCTCTGGCGATTGCTCGGTGCTCCTCACTGTCAGcag CCTGGTATTGGACGTGTAAAGATTAAGTTTACCCATCACCGGAAAAGTAGGGACTATGGTCCGGAAATAAAGGATCAGTTGCAGTTGCAAAGATCCCTACCTGTCTCTCATCCAAAGAATGGAATCCAGTATGAG CCTGAATCTTCTTTGCAATATCCCAAATGCGCAATGGAGGGGGCAACAAAGTGGGAACCTAGGTGTTCAAAAGTGTTTGACAAGGTCTACCGGTTTAACAGCCACATAAAGCTTCTTGAAAATCAAGACAATGCTTCTATCTCTATTGTTTCTGTCCCGCAAGCAGAACTAATACGTGCTAGATCAAGAATTCGTGAACTTGAAGATGAGTTGAAGTCCTCTAAGAAAAAAGTTGAACACTTGCTGAGGAAGGTTGAAGAGGAAAGGATTTCATGGCAGAGCAGAGAACGTGCAAAAATTCTTGTGGTTGTGGATGACTTAAAGAATGAATTAGACAGGGAAAGGAAGAATCGTCATAAGATGGAAATTTTCAGTTCCAAATTGGTCAATCAGGTTGCCAATGACAAGTTAGCTGCAAAGCAGATCATGCAAAATTATGAGGAAGAAAAAAGGCTTCGAGAGCTAATGGAGGAAGTTTGTAGTGAACTAGCCAAGCAAATTGGAGAAGATGAGGCCAGTGTTGAGGGATTGAAGAGAGAGTACAAGAAAGTTTGTGAGGAAGTGGAAGAAGAGAGGAAGATGTGGCAGATGGCTGAGGTTTGGCGTGAAGAACATGTCCAAATGAAGCTGGTTGATGCAAAGCTTGCTCTTGAAGAGAGATATTTTCAGATGAACAAGCTGGTAACAGACCTTGAGACTTTCCTGAGGTCCAGAAGTTCTAACCTGAATGTCATGGAGTTAAGGGAAGCTGAGTTGATCATGCAGGCAATTAAATCAATGAATATTCAAGATATCAAGGAGATTGAACTTCTCAGTGAAGGTGAAGCCAACGAAAAGGAGATTGAACCATGTTTAAATAACAATGCCTCCGACAAAAAGTTGGTGCTGAAACATTCAAATCATGTTATTGATTATAAGAGTGGCCTAGAAGAAGATATTAGAGGTGGGGAAAGTGCTAGCCATGCTGAGAATCAGGGTTGCATTTGCTCACTTGAAGGTAGTGGCACCTCAGTTAATAGGttcaaccaagaaaaaaaagttttggagaCCCGAATTGAATGTGATGAAAACACAAATCAAGAATCTCTTAGTCCAGAAATCAGTGAGGTTTGCTCACTATCtgataagaaaataaagcaGAAGGCATCTCCAGTATCGAATCCCTGGAAATCACACCCAAGTAATGGTGAATTCTATAAGATTTTGATAGATGAGGGTAATCGAAGGCTTTCAAATGGGACAATTTCTAGTGTCAAGAAAGCTTCTCCATGTAGAGGGTCAGCTGAAGGTGAGCCCAGATGCCAGGATACAGTGGCACAACAGAGTGTACCAGACTCGGCCAATCCACACATTACTCGAGGGATGAAAGGACGCATAGAGTGGCCACGAGGCATCCAAAAACATAACACGAAGGCCAAGCTTCTGGAAGTGAAAATTGAAAGCCAGAAATCTCAATTGCGTCACATTCTTAAACAGAAGACTTAA